One segment of Micromonospora parathelypteridis DNA contains the following:
- a CDS encoding alpha/beta fold hydrolase gives MSVYRHPGTIITDHRFQVPLDHADPAGERIEVYAREVVAAGKEREPLPWLLFLQGGPGGRSPRPVGRDNWLDRALDDYRVLLLDQRGTGRSTPADRNTLPLRGDAAAQARYLAHFRADSIVRDCELIRRELLGEDGRWSLLGQSYGGFCTLTYLSYAPDGVREAFVTGGLPGLRSTADDVYRAAYPRVRRKVEAHYARYPQDVETVRAVVRHLREREVRLPGGGLLTAEAFQAIGIMLGTGNGSHALHYLLEDAFLPGVPGQQLSDPFLAEVQGHLSYAGRPLYALLHESIYGQRSVTPRATGWAAEAVRAEFPAFDADRALAEDRPVLLTGEMIYPWMVVTDPALAPLAEAAELLARRTDWPDLYDPERLARNEVPVAAAIYHDDMYVDTDDSLATARAVRGLRPWITNEYEHDGLRVSEGRVLDRLIRLVRGEL, from the coding sequence GTGTCGGTCTACCGCCACCCAGGCACCATCATCACCGACCACCGTTTCCAGGTACCGCTCGACCACGCTGACCCGGCCGGAGAGCGGATCGAGGTGTACGCCCGCGAGGTCGTGGCCGCCGGCAAGGAGCGCGAGCCCTTGCCGTGGCTGCTCTTCCTGCAGGGCGGCCCCGGTGGCCGGTCACCCCGCCCGGTGGGCAGGGACAACTGGCTGGACCGGGCGCTGGACGACTACCGGGTGCTGCTGCTGGACCAGCGCGGCACCGGCCGCTCCACCCCCGCCGACCGAAACACGCTGCCGCTTCGGGGCGACGCGGCCGCCCAGGCCCGGTACCTGGCGCACTTCCGCGCCGACTCGATCGTCCGGGACTGTGAACTGATCCGCCGGGAACTTCTCGGCGAGGACGGTCGGTGGAGCCTGCTCGGCCAGAGCTACGGCGGCTTCTGCACCCTCACCTACCTGTCGTACGCGCCGGACGGCGTCCGCGAGGCCTTCGTGACCGGCGGTCTGCCCGGTCTGCGCAGCACGGCCGACGATGTCTACCGGGCCGCCTACCCACGGGTGCGGCGCAAGGTCGAGGCGCACTACGCGCGCTACCCGCAGGACGTCGAGACCGTCCGGGCCGTCGTGCGACACCTGCGGGAGCGGGAGGTGCGTCTGCCCGGCGGTGGACTGTTGACCGCCGAGGCGTTCCAGGCCATCGGCATCATGCTGGGTACCGGCAACGGGTCGCACGCTCTGCACTACCTGCTCGAAGACGCCTTCCTGCCCGGGGTGCCCGGTCAGCAGCTCTCCGACCCGTTCCTCGCCGAGGTCCAGGGCCACCTGTCGTACGCGGGCCGCCCGCTCTACGCGCTGCTGCACGAGTCGATCTACGGCCAGCGTTCGGTGACACCGCGCGCCACCGGATGGGCGGCCGAGGCGGTACGGGCCGAGTTCCCGGCGTTCGACGCCGACCGGGCGTTGGCGGAGGACCGGCCGGTGCTGCTGACCGGCGAGATGATCTACCCCTGGATGGTCGTCACCGACCCTGCCCTGGCCCCGCTGGCTGAGGCGGCCGAGCTGCTCGCGCGGCGCACGGACTGGCCGGACCTGTACGACCCGGAGCGGTTGGCCCGCAACGAGGTGCCGGTCGCCGCCGCCATCTACCACGACGACATGTACGTCGACACTGACGATTCGTTGGCCACCGCGCGAGCGGTACGCGGTCTGCGCCCCTGGATCACCAACGAGTACGAGCACGACGGCCTGCGGGTAAGCGAGGGCCGCGTCCTCGACCGCCTGATCCGTCTGGTTCGCGGCGAGCTGTGA
- a CDS encoding DUF2267 domain-containing protein codes for MEYEQMIATVRRRAGLGENEAVRSIQAVLSVLGERLAGQEADNLAAQLPDRLDASVTRNPQGRRWDVGEFLKHVGDREQVADADQVRQHAQAVLRTVAEALNDDERHDLLAQLPGGIIDLFGVPTPRG; via the coding sequence ATGGAGTACGAGCAGATGATCGCCACGGTACGGCGGCGCGCGGGCCTCGGGGAGAACGAGGCCGTGCGGTCCATACAGGCCGTCCTGTCGGTGCTCGGCGAACGGCTCGCCGGACAGGAGGCCGACAACCTGGCGGCACAGCTACCGGATCGGCTGGACGCATCCGTCACCCGTAATCCTCAGGGTCGCCGGTGGGACGTCGGTGAGTTCCTGAAGCACGTCGGCGACCGGGAGCAGGTCGCGGACGCGGACCAGGTGCGTCAACACGCCCAGGCGGTGTTGCGTACCGTCGCCGAGGCGCTCAATGACGACGAGCGGCACGACCTGCTCGCTCAGCTTCCCGGCGGCATCATCGATCTCTTCGGCGTTCCCACCCCGCGCGGCTGA
- a CDS encoding S66 peptidase family protein, producing the protein MLRAPALVPGDRVRVVSPGGTPSPANMARGIEILRSWGLEVELGAHVFARYGYLAGTDAQRLADLNAALNDPGVRGVFAARGGYGTQRIVDQIDVAGIRRDPRVVVGFSDITSIHGRLWRETGLATFYGPMVNWSDSRTGPESAESLRRAVMTTAPVTISRDPAETAAAVLVPGRATGPLLGGCLTLISTSLGADDAPKFDGAILFFEDVDEAPYSIDRMLTELRRVGVLTRVAGVVIGQITNSVGGPDEWDAAAVLRDRLYDLGVPVLGGLRLGHGNGQLTVPLGSRATIDAVAGTLTVEPGVRPR; encoded by the coding sequence GTGCTGCGCGCGCCGGCCCTGGTTCCCGGGGACCGGGTCCGGGTCGTCTCTCCCGGAGGCACGCCCAGCCCCGCGAACATGGCGCGCGGCATCGAGATCCTGCGAAGCTGGGGCCTGGAGGTCGAGCTGGGCGCGCACGTCTTCGCCAGGTACGGCTATCTGGCCGGCACCGACGCGCAGCGGCTGGCCGACCTGAACGCCGCGCTCAACGATCCCGGAGTCCGTGGTGTGTTCGCCGCCCGTGGCGGCTACGGCACCCAGCGGATCGTCGATCAGATCGACGTGGCCGGCATCCGGCGCGACCCCCGGGTGGTCGTCGGGTTCAGTGACATCACCAGCATCCACGGCAGGCTCTGGCGCGAGACCGGGCTGGCCACCTTCTACGGCCCGATGGTCAACTGGAGCGACAGCCGCACCGGCCCAGAGTCAGCCGAGTCGCTCCGCCGGGCGGTGATGACGACGGCCCCCGTCACCATCTCCCGAGATCCCGCCGAGACGGCCGCCGCCGTGCTGGTGCCGGGGCGGGCGACGGGTCCCCTGCTCGGGGGCTGCCTCACCCTGATCTCCACCTCGCTGGGCGCCGACGACGCCCCGAAGTTCGACGGCGCCATTCTGTTCTTCGAGGACGTGGACGAGGCTCCGTACAGCATCGACCGGATGCTGACCGAGTTGCGCCGGGTGGGCGTGCTGACCAGGGTCGCCGGGGTGGTCATCGGCCAAATCACCAACAGCGTCGGCGGACCCGACGAGTGGGACGCGGCGGCGGTGCTGAGGGATCGCCTCTACGACCTCGGCGTGCCGGTCCTCGGTGGGCTCCGACTGGGGCATGGCAATGGCCAGCTCACCGTTCCGCTCGGTTCACGGGCCACCATCGATGCCGTGGCGGGGACCCTGACGGTGGAGCCCGGAGTCCGTCCCCGCTAG